A single window of Arvicanthis niloticus isolate mArvNil1 chromosome X, mArvNil1.pat.X, whole genome shotgun sequence DNA harbors:
- the LOC117694062 gene encoding uncharacterized protein LOC117694062: MANNNLNRPLNTNAADPSNSSSTPGTTPPPPPPPPPSSDNPQELIHQAPSAFSRTEDWSFSFEREVNSGINGQLGATGAVSREAPQEPSGANTVLQVHPGNGEYSLQQKPKQQKASSSQATSERYKTELCRPFEESGICRYGHKCQFAHGYRELRTLSRHPKYKTEPCRTFHSVGFCPYGTRCHFIHNLPEQQPVPSESASEELSSFNGSNEQHLGVNEEQQLRLQSDNPSGFLSGNSHALQATLLLNQQAMLRMMCCRTASPTPPFYDAGKGPCNNNCANNAFHQELDGFSSAAVQNPNFATTTPTASYNNQQQMGLAASTQFQMPLAGPTPSATILGQAGVGPTAAALAPGAALTPGAALAPGAAMVPGAALAPGAAALAPGAALAPGATMAPGAAMAPGAALAPGAALAPGAAMAPGAALAPGAAMAPGAALAPGAAMAPGAAALAPGAALVPGAAMAPGAAALAPGAAAPPGAALAPGAALALGAAMAPGAAIALGAAMATGAALAPGAALAPGAAMALGAAMATGAAMATGAAMATGAALAPGAAMAPGAALAPGAALTPGAALTPGAAALAPGAALAPGAAMAPGAAITPRIALAPGAAITPGVSIAPGVATASSGVLAPGASVTAARAATPSVDNTSLTTITTATAAEHATPHFTFQLPVVESESESESELLEFDVITSTLDSLFVSDDDDDDEEDGFLRGSSSFSNLSDSELNSSRRLPIFSRFSDSEK; the protein is encoded by the exons ATGGCCAACAACAACCTGAACCGCCCGCTCAACACTAATGCGGCTGATCCTTCCAACTCCAGCTCAACGCCTGGCACCACTCCgccaccgccgccaccaccaccaccgtctTCCGACAATCCGCAAGAGCTCATCCACCAGGCTCCCAGTGCCTTCAGCCGCACCGAGGACTGGTCGTTCAGTTtcgagagagaagtgaacagcgGCATTAATGGTCAGTTGGGGGCAACTGGTGCGGTGTCCCGTGAAGCTCCCCAGGAACCCTCAGGGGCTAACACGGTGCTGCAGGTCCACCCAGGGAATGGCGAATATAGCCTGCAGCAGAAGCCTAAGCAGCAGAAGGCGAGCAGCTCCCAGGCCACTTCTGAGCGCTACAAGACTGAACTGTGTCGGCCCTTTGAGGAAAGCGGCATTTGCAGGTACGGCCACAAGTGCCAGTTCGCACATGGCTACCGCGAACTGCGTACCCTGTCAAGGCACCCCAAGTACAAGACGGAGCCTTGCCGCACCTTCCACAGCGTTGGCTTCTGCCCCTATGGCACTCGCTGCCACTTTATTCACAACCTGCCTGAGCAGCAACCTGTGCCTTCCGAGAGTGCCTCCGAGGAGCTGAGCTCCTTCAATGGCTCCAATGAGCAACATTTGGGCGTTAACGAAGAACAGCAGCTCAGACTGCAGAGTGACAACCCTTCGGGCTTCCTGTCGGGCAACAGCCATGCCCTCCAGGCAACTCTGCTGCTCAACCAACAGGCGATGCTCAGGATGATGTGCTGCAGGACCGCCTCCCCTACTCCGCCCTTCTACGACGCTGGCAAAGGCCCGTGCAACAACAACTGCGCCAACAATGCCTTCCACCAGGAGCTAGATGGCTTCTCGTCTGCTGCCGTACAGAATCCTAACTTTGCTACCACAACTCCCACTGCCTCCTACAACAACCAGCAGCAGATGGGCCTGGCAGCTTCTACTCAGTTCCAGATGCCCCTTGCCGGGCCGACGCCTTCAGCCACCATCCTTGGCCAGGCTGGTGTTGGCCCCACAGCTGCTGCCCTCGCTCCTGGGGCTGCCCTCACTCCCGGAGCTGCCCTTGCTCCTGGGGCTGCCATGGTTCCTGGGGCTGCCCTCGCTCCTGGGGCGGCTGCCCTCGCTCCTGGGGCTGCCCTCGCTCCTGGGGCTACCATGGCTCCTGGGGCTGCCATGGCTCCTGGGGCTGCCCTCGCTCCTGGGGCTGCCCTTGCTCCTGGGGCTGCCATGGCTCCTGGGGCTGCCCTTGCTCCTGGGGCTGCCATGGCTCCTGGGGCTGCCCTTGCTCCTGGGGCTGCCATGGCTCCTGGGGCTGCTGCCCTCGCTCCTGGGGCTGCCCTCGTTCCTGGGGCTGCCATGGCTCCTGGGGCTGCTGCCCTCGCTCCTGGGGCGGCTGCCC CTCCTGGGGCTGCCCTCGCTCCTGGGGCTGCCCTCGCTCTTGGAGCTGCCATGGCTCCTGGGGCTGCCATCGCTCTTGGGGCTGCCATGGCTACTGGGGCTGCCCTCGCTCCTGGGGCTGCCCTAGCTCCTGGAGCTGCCATGGCTCTTGGGGCTGCCATGGCTACTGGGGCTGCCATGGCTACTGGGGCTGCCATGGCTACTGGGGCTGCCCTTGCTCCTGGGGCTGCCATGGCTCCTGGGGCTGCCCTCGCTCCTGGGGCTGCCCTCACTCCTGGGGCTGCCCTCACTCCTGGGGCTGCTGCCCTCGCTCCTGGGGCTGCCCTCGCTCCTGGGGCTGCCATGGCTCCTGGGGCTGCCATCACTCCCAGGATTGCCCTTGCTCCCGGGGCTGCCATCACTCCTGGAGTTTCCATTGCTCCAGGAGTTGCCACAGCCTCTAGCGGTGTATTGGCTCCCGGTGCCTCTGTTACAGCTGCCCGTGCTGCAACTCCAAGTGTGGACAATACATCCTTGACCACTATCACTACTGCCACTGCTGCAGAGCATGCCACACCACACTTCACCTTCCAACTGCCAGTTGTCGAGTCTGAGTCCGAGTCCGAGTCCGAGTTGCTCGAGTTCGATGTGATCACCAGCAccctggattccctgtttgtctctgatgacgacgatgatgatgaagaagacgGCTTTCTGAGGGGTTCCTCGAGCTTCAGCAACCTCAGTGATTCTGAACTCAATTCCAGCCGCCGTCTGCCCATCTTCAGCCGTTTCTCAGACTCTGAAAAATGA
- the LOC117695402 gene encoding X-linked lymphocyte-regulated protein PM1-like, which produces MAVPKQERLILFDFDDEEDDDINFTENALSEEKSPAFDKDEDKSSPIVIDEDMGDDIYSTLDEFKQNKSLFVERQDSEDFLESPMENWCLSSDEEVGKNASEKDIFEEQSSVTHDAGNSNPEEIIGDTRYQVQNILGKFKGDIHKTLYIKRKHMETYVKDSFKGSNRKLEQGWKINKQERKKINNKFFKQYITTFQKFDVDIQKFNNKQEKSAKNYQKKQKAFQLSKTSQNQALQAIRDMHNKFMKSLKNLETNNYDTLFDVDGELRKEMSAFKTNIMRHTLKYSSLNTSD; this is translated from the exons ATGGCAGTACCAAAGCAGGAGCGCTTAATACTTTTTGActttgatgatgaagaagatgatgatataAACTTTACTGAGAACGCTCTTTCTGAAG AAAAGAGCCCAGCATTTGACAAGGATGAGGATAAATCATCTCCTATAGTAATTGATGAAGATATGgg agatGACATATACAGTACGTTGGAT GAGTTTAAACAGAATA aaaGTCTCTTTGTGGAAAGGCAGGATTCTGAAGACTTTTTAGAGTCACCAATGGAGAATTGGTGCTTATCAAGTGATGAGGAAGTAGGTAAGAATGCTTCAGAAAAGGACATTTTTGAAG AGCAGAGTTCAGTTACTCATGATGCTGGGAATTCAAATCCAGAAGAAATAATCGGAGATACACG GTATCAAGTGCAAAATATTCTGGGAAAATTTAAAG GTGACATTCACAAGACTctttatataaagagaaaacacatggaaACTTATGTCAAAGATTCTTTCAAAGGCAGTAACCGAAAATTAGAACAAGGTTGGAAAATCAACAAACAGGAAAG GAAGAAGATCAACAACAAATTTTTTAAGCAGTATATAACTACGTTTCAGAAGTTTGATGTGGATATACAGAAATTCaataacaaacaagaaaaatcagCT aagaattatcaaaagaaacaaaaagcatttCAACTGTCAAAAACTAGTCAGAACCAGGCCCTGCAAGCAATTAGAGACATGCATAATAAGTTCATGAAG AGTTTGAAGAACTTGGAGACCAACAACTATGATACACTTTTTGATGTCGATGGTGAACTGAGAAAAGAAATGTCTGCGTTTAAAACAAACATCATGAGACATACTCTGAAGTACTCTTCTCTCAATACTTCAGACTAA